The following is a genomic window from Manihot esculenta cultivar AM560-2 chromosome 9, M.esculenta_v8, whole genome shotgun sequence.
GAAGGTGAATTTGATGAGAATGAAATGAGAAGGGTCTTGCTTGTAGGTCTAGCTTGCTCTCACCCAGACCCATTGGCTAGACCCACAATGAGAACCGTAATCCAAATGCTCATAGGTGAGGCTGAGGTCCCAATCGTCCCAAGAGCAAAACCTACTATGAGTTTCAGCACTTCACATCTCCTGTTGAGCTTGCAGGATAGTGTATCAGACTGCAATGGCATGATCACCATCTCAAGTTCCTCATCATCAGAAAATGGTTTTATTGGTGATGAGATTGTTTGATCCAAAAATGGATTTTGTTTAACtcgtaattatattattattcgtttttgtatttataacaaaataacATTGAATGTAATCACAAGCGGCTTAgggtttcttcttcttcttcttctactagTGTTAAAACTTAAATTTCCGGCGGCCGAAGAACAGAAAAAAGGGTGGAGCCATTTTCTTGGTttgatagatgggttaactTTTGGGTGGGTAGTTGCTTTCAAAGGCAGCAAGCTTAGAGTCAAAAGCGCATACAATGTGTTTGAGTATAGGCTTGGTAAAGTATAGTGACAAAAAGAAGCTCATGTTTATAATTATTGGCTTTTTTAGAGACTGTTTTGGGGATCTCTGGCTGCTGCTATGGATAGATAGCTAAATAACGATCAaccaaattaaactatttatttattttatgatttataagtttatttgtattaaaataattatattaatatttttagcaacatttaaaaattaatctttttttattaatagtgtaatattataaaataattttttttatcgaaCGGATGAAATCAGATGACCTTTTTTAATAGTTtgtcttattattttaatagttttaggGTATTGGAAGGAGCATTAGCAAATTGTGCGCTATGCATATGAAATGGCTTTTAGAGTGTAGAAATTATTCTGTTACACTAAAGACAAATGGAAAAGTGTAATAAAGAAGCAAAGGTACGGATTATGATTatagagagaaagaaaatggaaTCAACCATTGAACCTTATATCCATTTCTAATTTTCTTGTAAATTGGCCTTTCCTGAGgctttattaaaatttgaagttTTCTTTCCAGGAGAATAGTTAAGATAAAAGCCAATCCTAATTGAAATGGCAGGCCAGGCATTCTTTTGCCTTGGTAAAGGCTTTAGAGTCACAATCACAATGTCTTGGAAAGCAATTCAATCCGCTTAATGCCCCTTTTCTAATGACAAATGCCCTAATGCAACTTGcgatattaatattttctaatcgttattgatataatttattttataaaaaaatttaaataaatcctTTTAAAATTacgtataattttattatttttaaaataaaaattttgaatatatttatgatagtaatattatattatattaatttaataatattatttataacattttttacaatgaatattttttatttttcataatatattaatgttaatataaaagttttttaattattatattatatattatagtattaaattttattaatatatattataaaatatatttagttgtgttattaataaataaaaataataataatgaaaaaccTGTTTTTcgctttttaaatataaataaaatttatttagttacttttgttatatttttatggtattctttaatttttaaaatataatattaaatatattttataggaTAGTTAATGttgttaatataaaaatatttttaattttatattatatatattataataaaaatatattttattatattattaatatttaaataaaaaatattattaatattgtataattttaatactataaaattaatattatattacaatTAAATAGGTAAgacagaataaaaatatttgaataaaataaaattgattgagactgagataaaaaaaaaattaataatttaacgttatgagaaaattttaaatttttttacaatcataatttaaacaatttaataaccCACAACATGCGGACAAGTTAGTTTTGCTTAAAATTTCCTTAAAATCAACGGAGATATGATCTTGCCCTAATTAGCTTAGACAAACTAAATCAAGAAGTTCTCAACTAGCTGATGACGGCCCACTAATTTTCACCATAACTCTCAAACGTTATCTGCAAGTGGTAGGCAATACAATTGCTCTTCACCATACAGCTTCTTTACCGTGGCTTTAAATATGGCCGGCGTACCTAATAACTCCCAAGCATTTGTCAATTCCTATACTGCTTTATTGCCCTTTGAGAATTCCCCTGGAGATTTCTGTGATTGTTGCAGTGGCTTGCTTCTCTTTGTCAATCTGCCTATCCTTCAGTTCTATGTTTGTAACCCCGTAACCAAACAGTGTGCGGCAATCCCTACAAGTTCAGCATATGCAAAACCTATTCATGCATTACTAGCTTTTAATCCTGGTGAATCGCCTCGTTATAAAGTTTTTTGCTTTGATTGCTTGAGCTCACACattttaaatttgtatatatTCTCTTTTATACGGGCAAATGGGTACCATCTCGTCAatcataatattttcatttatgtGAGCCATTTATTTAGAtggtataatttttataaattgttttttttagaGTATCAAAAGTTGTCTCTATTATACTAATTACGATAattctatattatttatatgtaatttaGAGGTGAATACATGAATTTTGATGCATAATATTTActttaataatttgataaaaaatctaTTTGAAAGTGTTTTGTGTCAGTCtcgtaattttataattaaatctcGTGGTTTTATAATTATGCCATATGCTCTgtatataaatttcaatttcattGTTCTTTGGTGTCTTAAAATAATAAGAAGCTATCATTTCGACAATCACACTGTAAAACTTCTTTGCCAAATGTATAAAGTCTCAGGATATATTGAATAAGAAATTTGAAAGATTTCAATTAGGagatattattatttgatttaatttatgataaatgatttaaattataatcttttaaattagttTTCCATTGAAATTTAGCAACTCTACATTAGTTTGGTATTATATGCTTGctttttttttatccatttaTTTATGTTGAATAATTATTTAGTATTCCTACTTAGTAACTTTTTCTTCATCTTCCATCTTTCATCCTCCATCCTCTaggtttttattattaaattcatgCTTTAGCTATATGATGTacgtatttaaatttataatcataACAAGTTTAGTTGTCGAtaatctctttttcttttaacttctataaatattatttttgttgGAACGAAGCCTTAGATTATGTTgcttgaatttttatatttatcttaatAGTTTTAGCCTCATCCATGCATatttattcttatttctaatttCATATCTTTGTATGTTAAAACTCTCTCTTttctatttatcatattaaaactagtttataaaattttatatatttacttaCTCCTCTGTTTGATAATTTATATtgataaatttcaattttttacataagagtatttaaatatattaagagattcaaacttttaaataaatttatgctccaccaaaataaataaatattaataataaagttaaaaatttttaaaaaatttttcatctatttttttaatttatttgttatttgaaaataaaatatatatgattAAGAAGTGAACTTTtatttgaagatttttttttatcggCAATAAAACTCTAATTGTCAGGGAATCAGAGAAAATGAGGGCGACTTTTATTTAAGATTTATTATAATGGGTGTAGAACTCTAATTGAgtacaaatttaatgttttattcTCATGAGATAGAATAAGTAATTTTTGTTGTAACtccaattaaacaatttaaAGTGAATCTATGTGACGCTACAAGCGAATGAAACTATAAATTGATCGTCCAATAATTGAGCTATTTGCTTGCATTTCTCTATAaaagaattgaaaatttttctaATTAGTAAATTGCAGCTTTATCATTATACTTAGTCAAATATAAGGTttagtctttatatttttaaaattttattattaaataattgattttaaacaAACTTACAATTCAGTTTCTACAGCttgctattaaatttataaaaaattattaaaatgcattttaatatatatttttacatataacaataaaattctttagatttaattaaatatacaatttagttttttaatttaaatttaaatttttttaatttattctaatattattataaatttaatcataaatattttactatttgtaAACAGATacctataattttataatttaattttaaataatatacttttttttataaataagtccTTATATTTTGATATCCTTAAAAATTATAGTTATTTACACATTAATCTCtatgtattataattatttatgaataagacgttatattttaaatatttataaataagtccATATACttttatgaattatttttagatattataattatttaatgatatgccttttatttttcaaataattcctaaatatcataattatttataaaagcccctatatttttacaaattaataactaaatattataaatatttaagaatatgcctttaaaatatataaatttatccctaaatattatagttatttataaatagtcattatattttacattatctgagatccagaaagtagagttttacaggatttttGTGAATTTAGAAAAAGTTTAGCATTAGCGCAGAGTATTTCCTCCCTTTTATCCTCTTTATTCTCCCTCACGCGAGATGGCCTCTCCGCTATAGGACCACCTACCTCTTGGTGcaggtccgtacgtacggataaCCCCAGGACCCTCCCTGTGTCAGGCAAGTATTTAATTCCCTTCGGCGCGTGAGTGGACAGGGGTGCGAAATGACTGGATCCGCAGTCTTTTCTTCTTGTGACCGGGTTTGAGGGAAAATGACCGGAACCTAGGAAAGGGTTGACTTTAAGGCTGAAATGGGCCGGACCGGTATGATTGAGTGACTTAAATAGGAGTCCGATTAGGAGGATAAACGGGTTGGGTCTGACTTATTCGGGGGCTTAGGAGCCTCCTGATTGTAAGCTGCTACTATCGGCTCGGCCTCGTAATgggatggagaaatccagcggttatcaggttccttaaatattatataaagattaatttataaaattttgtagGGATTATTTGTAAAATATGTAATAATTAGCTTGTAAAATATAAGGATCAATTTGCAAAATTACAATCTTATTCATAAATAACTCTACGTaaggattaatttataaaattataaaaattatttgtcagtaactaaaatattcataattaatttgtaaaatataagaatttatttataaataattaaaatatttaacaataaatttattaaaaatacaagGACAAATTTCAATCACCATAGGATGGATTCAGATTTTTACTGAGTGTAACCTTAAAAAGACTTTAATGAGTGTAATCTTAAGAGGACGACTAATGTCAATAAAGAGATTGAAGAGttcttttatttcaatatttgtcttttatttatttgtcgtttattattaaatgaatcaaaatttatttatttatttatttatttttataaaattataggcAAATATTTAAAAGAAGGGAGAGGATGGAAAGAAAATCAAACTCGAAATATTTCGGGATGAATTGGTGTGGTTTCTCAACGCTTAGAACACCAAAACTCAATCATCACCGGTTTATCTCTATCAATTCCTTCACATCCACCACACtgcctcccaaactgagatcaAAGTTGCATATAGCTAAACTTACCATCCAGACACAGCTTCATCCAGTCATAATGGGGGACGCTTTATAGAAATCCACAATGCATATGCCACATTATCTGATCCTGTAGCTAGAGCTAATTATGATTTGTATTCTGCATCTAACATATTGTATATTTAGTATATTacacataattattaaattataatttagcaATATCAAAATCATTATCATGAATATAAGATTCCAATATTAATAAAACCAAAATCTAAATTCTCATAACAAGATAATGTCTAATTATCGAAAATCCAAAACCTTCAGCCGACATTTgtttgtttaaataaaaaactaataatCAACAAAGCCAATAGAACATCACTGAACATAATCACGTGCTGAGTTGTTTTGTACTGTTGTAACAGAAATGTATTAGTAGTTTTGTTTGGCTTTGTGGGTCTCTTTTTCTGGTATATTTATGAAAACTCGGATGATTTTTGGGTTCATAAAGTCAGAAAGATCATTTTATGTTATGAGTCAACTTTATTTGAGATTCATACACCCGctcgaatttaaaaaatattcatctattattttttaattataaattatatattaaaaaaataaaatttgaaatttttctaatttatttagatgtacttattattaaattaaatttatgagtgtttattcattattattataaataaaaattttaattttaatgaaaaatatgctaTTTTATAGATGTGATGAGTTAAATGGAATGGATTAAGGACACTTAACAACTTGATAATGTTAATCAAATCCAATAATGTagtatattttgaattttactTATTGTGGGTCCCTAATTTTCTAGATTTGAAAGGACGTGTATCTTATCCTTATAGATTGATGTGCAATCCTTTATCCATGTGCTACTTCATCTCACGAGGCTTGGTTTCCTTCTCATTAATAAAAGTCTTATTTtccatgtatttatttatttatttatttttaaaattattgctaTATATAGTGTgtctttatctaaaattaatttcaattgaaATTCGACACCCCACAATCTAATTTTTAGTTgctcaaaaattaaattctaagaattttttatataaataatattttttgaaattctatgttttattatatatatatattttaaaataaaaaaataaaaattaaaaattaaaaaatataatctgaatttttaatataaataatattttttttcatccgATTTATGTGATATTACGTTATGAGTTTTATTCGTATTTATCCTACTTACTCCTTTCAATGAAACTTTTGACAAGAACAAAAATCATCATAGAACACCTGACTCACGTGCTTGAAGTAGGGCCCCCATTTTTTCTTCATAATTTTATCTATCCATACCGGTTTATATTATGGCCTGTTACTCAACAAATAATCTTGAAAAAAAAACACATCgttcaataaataattattattaatggctgataattgatttttaagtattaaataaattatatataattattatttatatataaaataattaataaaaatatagattaatttattatattaacgaaataaatttaaaatattaattcattatataataattaaaatataattatttttattctatgtataatttttatcatataataataGATGTATAactagtttaattttatttatagtatttttaatctatgtattaagtattataatttcaaataatttattaatatacaaaatttaaatttaataattataattaataaattataaagattaatatgatataaataaaaaaataaaattaaaacagctgcttattcaataaaaattaatttcatttgaAATATAGTTGATAatctttatattaattaattatttaaaaaattattaaatatttaatttcactaTTTAAATTTCTATCAATTATCAATTATATTCAATTTTATACCCTCAAAGTTCACCGAGGACATCTTTGTTTACATGGGTTGGTCCGGGGCCAAGATCGGGATTGAACTaaacattatattattttggggCACAAACATAAGTATTTAAAAGATTTGAGGGTCAAAATAAAACTTTCCTTATAACCCGCTTTAGCTATACCCTGGTTTCGCATTCTGCGCGTTAGAATTTGGATCTGTCTCGATCACTTCCCTCCCTCTCTGGAATCTTCTCTTGCCTATTTAACAAGGCCATATCGATCTTCCGGAACTGATCAACGATGGACGTGGAGGACGGTTTCGAGTTCGCCGATCACTCTCCTCCGTCATTTCAGAACGTGGTAAGCTTTCAtcgatttcaaaatttttatcaatttccAATTACTTGATCCTGCAAAATCTGCATTCATAGACGTGAAATTTTTAGGATTTTGCCTCTGAGATCTCAATTTTACTGTCTGCTTGGATTCATTTACGATATGATACCTTTTTCTTAATCGACAATTCAACTCTTCTTAGAAATTGTGAATAATGTTGATATAtctttctctttcttgtttCATATTTGTAAAGCATTTAGAATTTCCGTACTTTTTATCAATATGTTAAATTCCTGGAACAGAGTTGGTTAAGTTTCCCTGATTTAGTTATGTCTGATTCTTACTTCACAATGTTATTTGCATTAATACAACACTTGGTTGGTTTATTGGTGATGCTTTAGCTTATTGGCTAAAGGGTgaattttttcttcaattttggcactgagaaaattatttttggaGATGGATTATTTGATTTCCAGGAGACAGTTTGATTTACCTTTATGCTTTAGGCTCGGCTTAGCGGACATGCTTATAATATATTACTTTAAGAATTGGATTATTGGAGGCAGGGtcccttttttctttctttcttccccCCGCCCTTTCCTTATACCTTTAATTGAAGGATTGtcttcataaatttaatttacttcACTTGTAGTTGTTGCTTGATAATTGGTATTGCCGTGTTTGTGCGTGTTCGTATTGATGTGTGGCACAGCAAGTAATTAGACTACTTCTGGGCGTCCCCTTTATCTGCAAAGGTGTTTTTCATTGTTTCTGGACATGCCACTCAGGTGCTATGATCTATTGATGAAGCAGCaagtttttcaatttctttatcAGTGGAGTTCCAATGTTTATAAATTTACAATAGAATGGGATCTTACAATTTTATATGTTGGGTACCTGCACAATGTTGCAAGTATTACGAAAGGTACTAAATTATActttataagataaaattaagagGTTTTAACAGTTAATGCGGAGACTCGGGAATTATAATGGTTGTGCAGGTTAGGAGACTACTAATGCCCTCCTTTGAGGTCAAGTCATGGGAAGACAATCAAGCATTCTTATCATGCTTGTCTATTTATGATCAGCTGAGTTATTCTGTTTCCCTTGTTATTTTTTCTACTGGCTATTTTAGAATTGTGACAAAGAAAATTTTTAGAAGATCATTGGTGAAAAGATGTTGAAAGCATCATTTTTCCCGTGATCTTGGTCTTACCTATGAAACTTTTCTTTGAATGTCTATCAACTCTGGAATTACATTATTAACCAACCAGAgcttttgagttttgaatgtcTATACAAGCATGCCTAAACTCTCTAAAGGCTGGCCTATGTTTGTTTATATCAAGGGCAATTGTTTAATGGAACTAACATTATAACTCAATTGCTTAGGAAGGCCATAAACTCTGCCAGTGGTGGACATCAGGATTAATTATGTATACAAAACAtgacaaaattaattttcttgaaCGGCAAAAGCAAATATGATATATAAGTTACCCGTTCAAATTGGATGAGGCCTGAATAAGTTAATTTGTAGGTTGTGTTTATCcttgcttttttttcttttttgggttTTCTTTCGGAGCTTATGaagtataatttaaatttcatcgTTAACAGGGGAATGTGGTCAAGGATATTGAGGCTAAAGGATTCAACCCAGGATTGATAGTGCTGCTGCTTGTTGGCGGGCTAGTTCTAACATTCCTAATTGGAAATTATGCACTCTACGTGTATGCGCAGAAGACACTTCCTCCCAAAAAGAAGAAGCCAATCTccaagaagaaaatgaagagaGAGAGACTGAAGCATGGCGTCTCTGCACCCGGAGAGTGAAATTTGAGATGTGTTTGCTATTCATTACCCTTGTTAAACTCGTGTTCAAAATTTTCCCGTCTTTCGCGTCAATATTTCGCGTCAAGAGAGccatgttaatttttttttttttttataacgatTATGTTATTTATTTCACCTTTTAGCTATTATACTTGATAGAAAATTTTACCAGTTAGAGTTCAGAATCAGTCTTATATTGGATGGTATATTTGACTTGAGTTTAGCTTGTTTTCACTCTCGTCAATTTGGTGGCGCATGGTAGTAGTATCCGACCGCAAGCTATATGGTTGACCATTTTAAGACTGGTGATTCCGAAATTGACAAATGGTAGAAGCTAAGGCCGTAGCTCGCATTGGGGTATTTGCCAAAATGCTTTTGATGTTCCTACTATCGTCTGAATATTCTCTGGGTCAAATCAATACGATATCAAGTGCAAATAAAAGTAAACGTGGGCCTACATATGGTGATACAGCACTTCCATTTCAAAATTTAGACAAATAAAGTAAttcaaaataaggaaagagaaCACCATATCCACGTACGCTTTATAGAAATATATTGGTCAAACCAAATAGTGTTTAATTGTAATGCAAGAAATTGAAACAAGCTTTAACAAATTTTATAGTCAcactgatatatatatatatatatatatagacaggATATAACATGCAAAGGCACTCTAGGCCCCACGGGCCATGGCTTGCTCCCCAGGTGGGATCATAACCAGGACTGGTTGAGCGTTGAACCCAGGATGAGGCACCCTGCGACGGATCTCACGGCCTTCCTGGCAAAGCGCACACAGgtgacagaacacatgagttgCAAAATCACATGCTGACTCACACTGCTCACGTTGCAGCTCATCATCCACACAGCTTCCACAGCAACCACATGACCTATTAAGTGCTTCACAGCTACCCTGTTGCAAATCAAACCTGTCTTAATTAAATTCTCAAAAACGGCTCTCTTTGACCCCAACATTTTATTAAGCAGTAAGTTTCATTAGAAAAGGTCTGACCTAACTTATtttcatacatacataacaatTGAAATGTTGCCGACAACCCCTCccccaaaataataataataacgcctctttttttttcaaagtaaATGAAGGAAAAATAATTACTAGAGACACAACAGAAAGAAGGTACACAGTGAGAAAGCCCAATAGCACAAAATAGTGCTCTACAACTAGCAGAGTAGCAGCAATAGTGACAGTAGTAGTAGAACA
Proteins encoded in this region:
- the LOC110611402 gene encoding DNA-binding protein S1FA, which produces MDVEDGFEFADHSPPSFQNVGNVVKDIEAKGFNPGLIVLLLVGGLVLTFLIGNYALYVYAQKTLPPKKKKPISKKKMKRERLKHGVSAPGE